Proteins from a single region of Sebastes umbrosus isolate fSebUmb1 chromosome 8, fSebUmb1.pri, whole genome shotgun sequence:
- the LOC119493536 gene encoding eukaryotic translation initiation factor 4E-binding protein 1-like, whose protein sequence is MSTDCQKTTAKAIPSTRRVTISDAAHMPQDYSTTPGGTLFSTTPGGTRIIYDRKFLLGCRTSPAAKTPPRGLPNIPGVTSPLSKDTDEKDHNGELPNNNVAAPDSSNTGDDSQFEMDI, encoded by the exons ATGTCCACTGACTGCCAGAAGACCACTGCCAAGGCCATCCCGTCCACCAGGAGGGTGACCATCAGCGACGCGGCGCACATGCCCCAAGACTACTCCACTACACCCGGAGGGACGCTGTTCAGCACCACACCGGGAG GAACCAGGATCATCTACGACCGAAAGTTCCTGCTGGGGTGTCGCACCTCTCCGGCGGCCAAGACTCCCCCGAGAGGTCTGCCCAACATTCCAGGGGTGACCAGTCCTCTCTCCAAAGACACCGACGAGAAGGACCATAATGGAGAACTACCgaacaacaacgtcgctgctcCTGATAGCAGCAACACTG